One window from the genome of Eucalyptus grandis isolate ANBG69807.140 chromosome 7, ASM1654582v1, whole genome shotgun sequence encodes:
- the LOC120296340 gene encoding cysteine-rich and transmembrane domain-containing protein WIH2-like → MNDPKYSYPYPSQAPYQGHPVTAPPQYAPPQYYAPPPPPPPSSAQKERNFIDGCLAALCCCCLLDECCCDPSVICVC, encoded by the exons ATGAACGATCCCAAGTACTCATATCCTTATCCTTCCCAAG CCCCTTATCAAGGGCATCCAGTGACGGCGCCGCCACAGTATGCGCCGCCTCAGTACTacgcgcctccgcctccgcctccgccctcATCTGCACAGAAAGAACGCAACTTCATCGATGGATG CCTTGCAGCTCTGTGTTGTTGTTGCCTCTTGGACGAGTGCTGTTGCGATCCGTCCGTCATATGCGTGTGCTAG
- the LOC104452957 gene encoding NAC domain-containing protein 62 isoform X4 has protein sequence METRMSPVNQVPAEKIVTEMALLLQQAIVGYRFHPTEEELINYLKSKATGCRETLSIIPTLENIYESNPWDLPAKFNEKSIIRSRDQEWWFICPQTQNQRIGRKTPCGSSWKITGKHKDIKAENDGKKIGFKITLVFLDGQNSKGTRSNWVLHEFHLHPDDMGFVLCFLKMKQDEKADNQEPSIQALRNQPNHAAMAMNGDFSSTPQFQCPKVSFSELIKDGTKSVALIPEDNHHSSPNLEHLAWTKNSSSIGNSSGRGLAVSPTSDELNFPCHFLNVDVCSAIEAQTEKMYQKADLVHSLEEKVDETSGTSKFIGEQADKSCDGMDCDNPEQLPFAEDQLNELIMNGSSCSAENSSSSGMTITNERSRNEPWTSPLYHDSFPDGEHFNLCDLLRETEADTGVIQYGQLGQSSWDNHWANKNQRPVYDTLEGAIALEEEEGFVEQKLNHPHDTEKIITECASSDGAPAKAKAQASEFKEKETTMIQPQQKYHVKIESNNISNWENRNNSLSPTRSTASTSCRCQNKSTIDPIELALLFALVLLVYVIVEGI, from the exons atGGAAACTAGGATGTCCCCAGTGAATCAAGTACCCGCAGAAAAGATAGTCACGGAGATGGCGCTCCTACTTCAGCAGGCGATAGTCGGCTACAGATTCCATCCCACGGAGGAGGAACTAATCAATTACTTGAAGTCGAAAGCAACCGGATGCAGAGAAACTCTCTCCATTATTCCGACACTAGAAAACATCTACGAAAGTAATCCGTGGGATTTACCAGCCAAATTCAATG AGAAATCGATCATTCGATCCAGAGATCAAGAATGGTGGTTCATATGTCCACAGACGCAGAACCAACGGATTGGCAGGAAAACACCATGTGGTTCTTCTTGGAAGATCACCGGCAAACATAAAGATATTAAGGCAGAAAATGACGGCAAAAAGATCGGTTTCAAGATCACATTAGTTTTCCTTGATGGCCAAAATTCCAAGGGCACTAGATCCAACTGGGTCTTGCATGAGTTTCATTTGCATCCAGATGAT ATGGGTTTCGTTCTTTGTTTCCTAAAGATGAAGCAAGATGAGAAGGCAGATAACCAAGAACCATCTATCCAGGCATTGAGGAACCAACCAAACCACGCAGCTATGGCAATGAATGGAGACTTCTCATCTACTCCACAGTTTCAGTGTCCCAAAGTTTCTTTCAGCGAGCTAATCAAGGATGGAACAAAATCCGTAGCCCTGATACCAGAAGACAATCACCACTCCTCACCTAATCTGGAGCATCTCGCGTGGACTAAAAATTCCTCTAGTATCGGAAATTCATCAGGAAGGGGGCTTGCTGTATCCCCTACTAGTGATGAGTTAAATTTCCCATGTCATTTTCTTAATGTTGATGTTTGCAGTGCAATTGAAGCTCAAACAGAAAAAATGTATCag AAGGCTGATTTAGTTCATTCCTTAGAGGAGAAGGTAGATGAGACGTCTGGAACTTCAAAGTTTATTGGTGAACAAGCAGATAAGAGCTGTGATGGCATGGATTGTGATAACCCAGAACAACTTCCTTTTGCAGag GACCAACTGAATGAGCTAATCATGAACGGGAGCTCCTGTAGTGCTGAAAACTCATCCAGCAGTGGCATGACTATTACCAACGAACGGAGTAGGAACGAGCCCTGGACGTCCCCTCTTTATCATGATTCATTTCCTGATGGCGAACATTTTAATTTATGTGATCTGCTTCGTGAAACTGAAGCAGACACAGGAGTAATTCAG TATGGCCAACTTGGACAATCTAGCTGGGACAATCATTGGGCTAATAAGAACCAGCGGCCTGTCTATGACACTCTTGAGGGAGCTATTGCattagaggaagaggaaggattTGTTGAACAGAAACTCAACCATCCTCATGACACTGAAAAGATCATAACAGAGTGTGCATCTTCTGATGGAGCACCAGCAAAAGCAAAG GCACAGGCTTCAGAGTTCAAAGAGAAGGAAACTACCATGATTCAGCCACAGCAGAAGTACCACGTGAAGATTGAATCGAATAACATATCCAATTGGGAGAACCGGAATAATTCACTGTCACCAACGAGATCAACTGCATCAACCAGCTGTCGCTGCCAAAATAAATCCACCATTGATCCAATTGAGCTTGCCTTGTTATTTGCACTTGTTCTTCTGGTGTACGTGATTGTTGAGGGAATATGA
- the LOC104452957 gene encoding protein NTM1-like 9 isoform X3 → METRMSPVNQVPAEKIVTEMALLLQQAIVGYRFHPTEEELINYLKSKATGCRETLSIIPTLENIYESNPWDLPAKFNEKSIIRSRDQEWWFICPQTQNQRIGRKTPCGSSWKITGKHKDIKAENDGKKIGFKITLVFLDGQNSKGTRSNWVLHEFHLHPDDMGFVLCFLKMKQDEKADNQEPSIQALRNQPNHAAMAMNGDFSSTPQFQCPKVSFSELIKDGTKSVALIPEDNHHSSPNLEHLAWTKNSSSIGNSSGRGLAVSPTSDELNFPCHFLNVDVCSAIEAQTEKMYQQKADLVHSLEEKVDETSGTSKFIGEQADKSCDGMDCDNPEQLPFAEDQLNELIMNGSSCSAENSSSSGMTITNERSRNEPWTSPLYHDSFPDGEHFNLCDLLRETEADTGVIQYGQLGQSSWDNHWANKNQRPVYDTLEGAIALEEEEGFVEQKLNHPHDTEKIITECASSDGAPAKAKAQASEFKEKETTMIQPQQKYHVKIESNNISNWENRNNSLSPTRSTASTSCRCQNKSTIDPIELALLFALVLLVYVIVEGI, encoded by the exons atGGAAACTAGGATGTCCCCAGTGAATCAAGTACCCGCAGAAAAGATAGTCACGGAGATGGCGCTCCTACTTCAGCAGGCGATAGTCGGCTACAGATTCCATCCCACGGAGGAGGAACTAATCAATTACTTGAAGTCGAAAGCAACCGGATGCAGAGAAACTCTCTCCATTATTCCGACACTAGAAAACATCTACGAAAGTAATCCGTGGGATTTACCAGCCAAATTCAATG AGAAATCGATCATTCGATCCAGAGATCAAGAATGGTGGTTCATATGTCCACAGACGCAGAACCAACGGATTGGCAGGAAAACACCATGTGGTTCTTCTTGGAAGATCACCGGCAAACATAAAGATATTAAGGCAGAAAATGACGGCAAAAAGATCGGTTTCAAGATCACATTAGTTTTCCTTGATGGCCAAAATTCCAAGGGCACTAGATCCAACTGGGTCTTGCATGAGTTTCATTTGCATCCAGATGAT ATGGGTTTCGTTCTTTGTTTCCTAAAGATGAAGCAAGATGAGAAGGCAGATAACCAAGAACCATCTATCCAGGCATTGAGGAACCAACCAAACCACGCAGCTATGGCAATGAATGGAGACTTCTCATCTACTCCACAGTTTCAGTGTCCCAAAGTTTCTTTCAGCGAGCTAATCAAGGATGGAACAAAATCCGTAGCCCTGATACCAGAAGACAATCACCACTCCTCACCTAATCTGGAGCATCTCGCGTGGACTAAAAATTCCTCTAGTATCGGAAATTCATCAGGAAGGGGGCTTGCTGTATCCCCTACTAGTGATGAGTTAAATTTCCCATGTCATTTTCTTAATGTTGATGTTTGCAGTGCAATTGAAGCTCAAACAGAAAAAATGTATCag CAGAAGGCTGATTTAGTTCATTCCTTAGAGGAGAAGGTAGATGAGACGTCTGGAACTTCAAAGTTTATTGGTGAACAAGCAGATAAGAGCTGTGATGGCATGGATTGTGATAACCCAGAACAACTTCCTTTTGCAGag GACCAACTGAATGAGCTAATCATGAACGGGAGCTCCTGTAGTGCTGAAAACTCATCCAGCAGTGGCATGACTATTACCAACGAACGGAGTAGGAACGAGCCCTGGACGTCCCCTCTTTATCATGATTCATTTCCTGATGGCGAACATTTTAATTTATGTGATCTGCTTCGTGAAACTGAAGCAGACACAGGAGTAATTCAG TATGGCCAACTTGGACAATCTAGCTGGGACAATCATTGGGCTAATAAGAACCAGCGGCCTGTCTATGACACTCTTGAGGGAGCTATTGCattagaggaagaggaaggattTGTTGAACAGAAACTCAACCATCCTCATGACACTGAAAAGATCATAACAGAGTGTGCATCTTCTGATGGAGCACCAGCAAAAGCAAAG GCACAGGCTTCAGAGTTCAAAGAGAAGGAAACTACCATGATTCAGCCACAGCAGAAGTACCACGTGAAGATTGAATCGAATAACATATCCAATTGGGAGAACCGGAATAATTCACTGTCACCAACGAGATCAACTGCATCAACCAGCTGTCGCTGCCAAAATAAATCCACCATTGATCCAATTGAGCTTGCCTTGTTATTTGCACTTGTTCTTCTGGTGTACGTGATTGTTGAGGGAATATGA
- the LOC104452957 gene encoding protein NTM1-like 9 isoform X1, protein METRMSPVNQVPAEKIVTEMALLLQQAIVGYRFHPTEEELINYLKSKATGCRETLSIIPTLENIYESNPWDLPAKFNEKSIIRSRDQEWWFICPQTQNQRIGRKTPCGSSWKITGKHKDIKAENDGKKIGFKITLVFLDGQNSKGTRSNWVLHEFHLHPDDMGFVLCFLKMKQDEKADNQEPSIQALRNQPNHAAMAMNGDFSSTPQFQCPKVSFSELIKDGTKSVALIPEDNHHSSPNLEHLAWTKNSSSIGNSSGRGLAVSPTSDELNFPCHFLNVDVCSAIEAQTEKMYQQKADLVHSLEEKVDETSGTSKFIGEQADKSCDGMDCDNPEQLPFAEHHVQEMQDQLNELIMNGSSCSAENSSSSGMTITNERSRNEPWTSPLYHDSFPDGEHFNLCDLLRETEADTGVIQYGQLGQSSWDNHWANKNQRPVYDTLEGAIALEEEEGFVEQKLNHPHDTEKIITECASSDGAPAKAKAQASEFKEKETTMIQPQQKYHVKIESNNISNWENRNNSLSPTRSTASTSCRCQNKSTIDPIELALLFALVLLVYVIVEGI, encoded by the exons atGGAAACTAGGATGTCCCCAGTGAATCAAGTACCCGCAGAAAAGATAGTCACGGAGATGGCGCTCCTACTTCAGCAGGCGATAGTCGGCTACAGATTCCATCCCACGGAGGAGGAACTAATCAATTACTTGAAGTCGAAAGCAACCGGATGCAGAGAAACTCTCTCCATTATTCCGACACTAGAAAACATCTACGAAAGTAATCCGTGGGATTTACCAGCCAAATTCAATG AGAAATCGATCATTCGATCCAGAGATCAAGAATGGTGGTTCATATGTCCACAGACGCAGAACCAACGGATTGGCAGGAAAACACCATGTGGTTCTTCTTGGAAGATCACCGGCAAACATAAAGATATTAAGGCAGAAAATGACGGCAAAAAGATCGGTTTCAAGATCACATTAGTTTTCCTTGATGGCCAAAATTCCAAGGGCACTAGATCCAACTGGGTCTTGCATGAGTTTCATTTGCATCCAGATGAT ATGGGTTTCGTTCTTTGTTTCCTAAAGATGAAGCAAGATGAGAAGGCAGATAACCAAGAACCATCTATCCAGGCATTGAGGAACCAACCAAACCACGCAGCTATGGCAATGAATGGAGACTTCTCATCTACTCCACAGTTTCAGTGTCCCAAAGTTTCTTTCAGCGAGCTAATCAAGGATGGAACAAAATCCGTAGCCCTGATACCAGAAGACAATCACCACTCCTCACCTAATCTGGAGCATCTCGCGTGGACTAAAAATTCCTCTAGTATCGGAAATTCATCAGGAAGGGGGCTTGCTGTATCCCCTACTAGTGATGAGTTAAATTTCCCATGTCATTTTCTTAATGTTGATGTTTGCAGTGCAATTGAAGCTCAAACAGAAAAAATGTATCag CAGAAGGCTGATTTAGTTCATTCCTTAGAGGAGAAGGTAGATGAGACGTCTGGAACTTCAAAGTTTATTGGTGAACAAGCAGATAAGAGCTGTGATGGCATGGATTGTGATAACCCAGAACAACTTCCTTTTGCAGag CATCATGTCCAAGAAATGCAGGACCAACTGAATGAGCTAATCATGAACGGGAGCTCCTGTAGTGCTGAAAACTCATCCAGCAGTGGCATGACTATTACCAACGAACGGAGTAGGAACGAGCCCTGGACGTCCCCTCTTTATCATGATTCATTTCCTGATGGCGAACATTTTAATTTATGTGATCTGCTTCGTGAAACTGAAGCAGACACAGGAGTAATTCAG TATGGCCAACTTGGACAATCTAGCTGGGACAATCATTGGGCTAATAAGAACCAGCGGCCTGTCTATGACACTCTTGAGGGAGCTATTGCattagaggaagaggaaggattTGTTGAACAGAAACTCAACCATCCTCATGACACTGAAAAGATCATAACAGAGTGTGCATCTTCTGATGGAGCACCAGCAAAAGCAAAG GCACAGGCTTCAGAGTTCAAAGAGAAGGAAACTACCATGATTCAGCCACAGCAGAAGTACCACGTGAAGATTGAATCGAATAACATATCCAATTGGGAGAACCGGAATAATTCACTGTCACCAACGAGATCAACTGCATCAACCAGCTGTCGCTGCCAAAATAAATCCACCATTGATCCAATTGAGCTTGCCTTGTTATTTGCACTTGTTCTTCTGGTGTACGTGATTGTTGAGGGAATATGA
- the LOC104452957 gene encoding protein NTM1-like 9 isoform X2, with protein sequence METRMSPVNQVPAEKIVTEMALLLQQAIVGYRFHPTEEELINYLKSKATGCRETLSIIPTLENIYESNPWDLPAKFNEKSIIRSRDQEWWFICPQTQNQRIGRKTPCGSSWKITGKHKDIKAENDGKKIGFKITLVFLDGQNSKGTRSNWVLHEFHLHPDDMGFVLCFLKMKQDEKADNQEPSIQALRNQPNHAAMAMNGDFSSTPQFQCPKVSFSELIKDGTKSVALIPEDNHHSSPNLEHLAWTKNSSSIGNSSGRGLAVSPTSDELNFPCHFLNVDVCSAIEAQTEKMYQKADLVHSLEEKVDETSGTSKFIGEQADKSCDGMDCDNPEQLPFAEHHVQEMQDQLNELIMNGSSCSAENSSSSGMTITNERSRNEPWTSPLYHDSFPDGEHFNLCDLLRETEADTGVIQYGQLGQSSWDNHWANKNQRPVYDTLEGAIALEEEEGFVEQKLNHPHDTEKIITECASSDGAPAKAKAQASEFKEKETTMIQPQQKYHVKIESNNISNWENRNNSLSPTRSTASTSCRCQNKSTIDPIELALLFALVLLVYVIVEGI encoded by the exons atGGAAACTAGGATGTCCCCAGTGAATCAAGTACCCGCAGAAAAGATAGTCACGGAGATGGCGCTCCTACTTCAGCAGGCGATAGTCGGCTACAGATTCCATCCCACGGAGGAGGAACTAATCAATTACTTGAAGTCGAAAGCAACCGGATGCAGAGAAACTCTCTCCATTATTCCGACACTAGAAAACATCTACGAAAGTAATCCGTGGGATTTACCAGCCAAATTCAATG AGAAATCGATCATTCGATCCAGAGATCAAGAATGGTGGTTCATATGTCCACAGACGCAGAACCAACGGATTGGCAGGAAAACACCATGTGGTTCTTCTTGGAAGATCACCGGCAAACATAAAGATATTAAGGCAGAAAATGACGGCAAAAAGATCGGTTTCAAGATCACATTAGTTTTCCTTGATGGCCAAAATTCCAAGGGCACTAGATCCAACTGGGTCTTGCATGAGTTTCATTTGCATCCAGATGAT ATGGGTTTCGTTCTTTGTTTCCTAAAGATGAAGCAAGATGAGAAGGCAGATAACCAAGAACCATCTATCCAGGCATTGAGGAACCAACCAAACCACGCAGCTATGGCAATGAATGGAGACTTCTCATCTACTCCACAGTTTCAGTGTCCCAAAGTTTCTTTCAGCGAGCTAATCAAGGATGGAACAAAATCCGTAGCCCTGATACCAGAAGACAATCACCACTCCTCACCTAATCTGGAGCATCTCGCGTGGACTAAAAATTCCTCTAGTATCGGAAATTCATCAGGAAGGGGGCTTGCTGTATCCCCTACTAGTGATGAGTTAAATTTCCCATGTCATTTTCTTAATGTTGATGTTTGCAGTGCAATTGAAGCTCAAACAGAAAAAATGTATCag AAGGCTGATTTAGTTCATTCCTTAGAGGAGAAGGTAGATGAGACGTCTGGAACTTCAAAGTTTATTGGTGAACAAGCAGATAAGAGCTGTGATGGCATGGATTGTGATAACCCAGAACAACTTCCTTTTGCAGag CATCATGTCCAAGAAATGCAGGACCAACTGAATGAGCTAATCATGAACGGGAGCTCCTGTAGTGCTGAAAACTCATCCAGCAGTGGCATGACTATTACCAACGAACGGAGTAGGAACGAGCCCTGGACGTCCCCTCTTTATCATGATTCATTTCCTGATGGCGAACATTTTAATTTATGTGATCTGCTTCGTGAAACTGAAGCAGACACAGGAGTAATTCAG TATGGCCAACTTGGACAATCTAGCTGGGACAATCATTGGGCTAATAAGAACCAGCGGCCTGTCTATGACACTCTTGAGGGAGCTATTGCattagaggaagaggaaggattTGTTGAACAGAAACTCAACCATCCTCATGACACTGAAAAGATCATAACAGAGTGTGCATCTTCTGATGGAGCACCAGCAAAAGCAAAG GCACAGGCTTCAGAGTTCAAAGAGAAGGAAACTACCATGATTCAGCCACAGCAGAAGTACCACGTGAAGATTGAATCGAATAACATATCCAATTGGGAGAACCGGAATAATTCACTGTCACCAACGAGATCAACTGCATCAACCAGCTGTCGCTGCCAAAATAAATCCACCATTGATCCAATTGAGCTTGCCTTGTTATTTGCACTTGTTCTTCTGGTGTACGTGATTGTTGAGGGAATATGA